In the genome of Candidatus Reidiella endopervernicosa, one region contains:
- a CDS encoding response regulator has translation MGTLFNCIGIHSCPPEINVLVVDNKEYLDHITTILNKEFHIKEIIHCDNSKDAMAVIDSDKHLGFIFADWELSGSKFIDPVRADRENHHTPLVIMAENDSDAVIGNAMRHGASTHIGKPFLEQALVTRIHRITSMQERRLMRRLHPDVAYDLNIDTGSGESATVKLVDISLHCCLTRAAIELTRELQIFETYRARMDIEGYHFEFNCQLHRIESDPNSPPPVSTVLFQFVFTELTDETSQKLAQLMDEFDSRWQ, from the coding sequence TTGGGTACTTTATTCAATTGCATTGGTATCCACTCATGCCCCCCAGAAATCAACGTTTTAGTTGTCGATAACAAGGAGTATCTCGACCACATCACCACCATCCTCAACAAGGAGTTCCACATCAAGGAGATCATCCACTGTGACAACAGCAAGGATGCGATGGCGGTGATCGACTCCGACAAACATCTCGGCTTCATCTTTGCCGACTGGGAGCTGAGTGGATCGAAGTTTATCGATCCCGTACGTGCCGACCGTGAGAACCACCACACACCACTGGTCATCATGGCAGAGAACGACTCCGATGCCGTGATCGGTAACGCCATGCGACATGGCGCCTCGACCCACATCGGCAAGCCATTTCTTGAGCAGGCACTGGTCACCCGTATTCACCGCATCACCTCAATGCAGGAGCGTCGGCTGATGCGCCGCCTCCACCCCGATGTCGCCTACGATCTGAACATTGATACCGGCAGCGGCGAGTCAGCCACCGTCAAACTGGTCGATATCTCACTGCACTGCTGCCTGACCCGCGCCGCGATTGAGCTGACCCGTGAGCTGCAGATCTTTGAGACCTATCGCGCCAGGATGGATATCGAGGGTTACCACTTTGAGTTCAATTGCCAGCTACACCGTATTGAGAGTGATCCCAATTCACCTCCACCGGTTAGCACCGTGCTGTTTCAGTTTGTCTTTACCGAGCTGACTGATGAGACCTCGCAGAAACTCGCACAACTGATGGATGAGTTCGACAGTCGCTGGCAGTAG
- a CDS encoding YSC84-related protein, with amino-acid sequence MIGGGEFLKRAKGVLVFPSVIKAGLGIGGEYGEGALRIGGKSKAYYNTAAASIGFQFGAQQKTVVIVFLTDKALSDFQSSDGWKAGVDGSVALIEWGAAEDINSVDIKDSIVGFVFSNKGLMYNLTIEGSKFTKLDK; translated from the coding sequence GTGATTGGTGGCGGTGAATTCCTCAAGCGTGCCAAGGGCGTGCTGGTCTTCCCCAGCGTGATCAAGGCGGGTCTTGGTATCGGTGGCGAATATGGTGAAGGTGCACTACGCATCGGCGGAAAATCCAAGGCCTATTACAACACTGCAGCGGCTTCAATCGGCTTTCAGTTTGGTGCTCAACAGAAGACTGTCGTCATTGTTTTTCTCACCGACAAGGCGCTAAGTGATTTCCAGAGTAGCGATGGTTGGAAAGCGGGTGTCGACGGCTCAGTAGCGCTGATTGAGTGGGGTGCGGCAGAGGATATCAACTCAGTCGATATCAAAGATTCGATTGTCGGCTTTGTCTTCAGCAATAAGGGGCTGATGTACAACCTGACCATCGAGGGCTCCAAGTTCACCAAACTCGATAAGTAA
- a CDS encoding YajD family HNH nuclease — protein MTSGENKLDAIVAEARRNSEARERDYRERSLKLYPWICGRCSREFTRENLSELTVHHRDHNHDNNPNDGSNWELLCLYCHDNEHQRYLDHDAGASGDSDGNSDAATHNPFADLKSLLKKE, from the coding sequence ATGACATCAGGCGAGAACAAACTAGACGCGATTGTCGCCGAGGCACGGCGCAACAGTGAGGCGCGTGAGCGTGACTATCGGGAACGGTCGTTAAAGCTCTACCCCTGGATCTGTGGTCGTTGCAGCCGTGAGTTTACCCGCGAGAACCTCTCCGAGCTGACAGTTCATCACCGCGATCACAACCACGACAACAATCCGAACGATGGCAGCAACTGGGAGCTACTCTGCCTCTACTGTCACGACAATGAACACCAGCGCTATCTCGATCACGATGCAGGTGCCAGCGGTGACAGTGATGGCAACAGTGATGCCGCCACCCACAACCCCTTCGCCGATCTGAAATCGCTACTCAAGAAGGAGTAG
- a CDS encoding potassium channel family protein, translated as MNRTFFLILRRMRAPLIFLIAAYAISVLGMVLMPGLDDQGNPWNMDFFHAFYFTSFMATTIGFGEIPYEFTDAQRMWAMVSIYITVISWLYAIGTIIGLMQEPAFKQARTENAFARSVRRISEPFYLICGFGDTGSLLIQALTDRGRHAVAVDIQERRANALALQDFDVYVPGSHADASKPENLIRAGLQLPNCAGLIALTDDDHANLCISITGRLLRSDMEVICRAESHDVEANIASFGTQHIIDPFDAFAEHLAMAIHSTGVWLLHEWLTEVPNTPLAQPLYPPRGTWIICGYGRFGKAVTANLRREGIDVIIIEADPDKTDCEECVIGRGTEAETLIDAGIHDAVGIVAGTDNDANNLSIVITARDIKPDLFVVMRQNKHSNDDLFRTINADIVMQASQIIAHEILALLTAPLLAQFLRMAREHDNDWANQLISRISAVTGDFVPEIWGAEITMGRSAGVHRALANGWEIRLEHLLHDPSARERDLASIPLLHERRGKLTLLPDEKTALRFGDRLLFCGSKGSSAAMQWSLQNHNALTYIMTGRENPDGSVWRWLEGKAKR; from the coding sequence ATGAATCGCACCTTCTTCTTAATCCTGCGCCGTATGCGTGCGCCGTTGATCTTCCTGATCGCGGCCTATGCCATCTCGGTTCTCGGCATGGTATTGATGCCCGGGCTCGATGATCAGGGAAATCCATGGAACATGGATTTTTTCCATGCCTTCTATTTCACCAGTTTTATGGCCACCACCATCGGCTTCGGTGAGATTCCCTACGAATTCACCGATGCCCAGCGCATGTGGGCGATGGTCTCGATCTACATCACCGTCATCTCCTGGCTCTATGCGATCGGTACCATTATCGGCCTGATGCAGGAGCCCGCTTTCAAGCAGGCACGGACCGAAAACGCCTTTGCTCGCAGCGTACGGCGCATTAGTGAACCCTTCTATCTAATCTGCGGCTTTGGTGATACCGGTTCACTGCTGATTCAGGCGCTGACCGACCGAGGCCGTCACGCGGTGGCCGTCGATATACAAGAGAGACGGGCGAACGCGCTGGCACTGCAGGATTTTGACGTCTACGTGCCGGGCAGCCATGCCGATGCCTCCAAGCCGGAGAACCTGATTCGTGCCGGGCTACAGCTCCCCAACTGTGCCGGTTTGATTGCCCTGACTGATGATGATCACGCCAACCTCTGTATCTCGATTACAGGTCGACTGCTGCGTTCTGATATGGAGGTGATCTGCCGCGCCGAGTCACACGATGTAGAGGCGAATATCGCCTCCTTCGGCACCCAGCACATCATCGATCCCTTCGATGCCTTTGCCGAGCACCTGGCGATGGCGATCCACTCCACCGGTGTCTGGTTGTTGCACGAGTGGCTCACCGAGGTACCCAATACACCGTTGGCGCAGCCACTCTATCCACCACGTGGGACCTGGATCATCTGTGGTTACGGTCGTTTCGGTAAGGCGGTGACGGCCAATCTGCGTCGCGAGGGAATCGATGTCATCATCATTGAGGCCGATCCAGATAAGACAGATTGCGAAGAGTGTGTGATCGGACGCGGTACCGAGGCGGAGACGCTGATCGATGCAGGTATCCACGACGCGGTGGGTATCGTTGCCGGTACCGATAACGATGCCAATAATCTCTCGATTGTAATTACTGCACGGGATATCAAGCCCGACCTGTTTGTCGTTATGCGCCAGAACAAACACTCAAACGACGACCTGTTCCGCACCATCAATGCTGATATCGTGATGCAGGCGAGTCAGATTATTGCCCACGAGATCCTGGCCCTGCTCACCGCACCACTGCTGGCGCAGTTCCTGCGCATGGCGCGTGAACACGATAACGACTGGGCCAATCAGTTGATCTCAAGAATTAGTGCCGTGACGGGGGATTTTGTGCCGGAGATCTGGGGTGCTGAGATCACCATGGGGCGCTCGGCGGGTGTGCATCGTGCGTTGGCCAATGGCTGGGAGATTCGTCTCGAACACCTGCTACACGACCCGAGCGCACGTGAGCGCGACCTTGCCTCGATTCCACTGCTGCATGAGCGGCGTGGAAAATTGACTCTGCTACCCGATGAGAAAACCGCGCTTCGTTTTGGTGATCGACTGCTCTTTTGTGGCAGCAAGGGCTCATCGGCGGCGATGCAGTGGTCGCTGCAGAACCACAACGCCCTGACCTACATTATGACCGGGCGGGAGAATCCCGACGGTTCTGTCTGGCGCTGGCTGGAAGGGAAGGCGAAACGCTAG
- a CDS encoding DUF6394 family protein has protein sequence MNPEKVVFGFFIVLALTLNFGFFIGEFDNPAHHHVYELFAAIVVNLVATTLKFGDRTQMGAILLATSLVADLQLIVAAIVWGAALHITEVGMTPSVMGSIVSLSGGALLANITSVVLLVIETVMLRR, from the coding sequence ATGAATCCTGAGAAGGTGGTCTTTGGCTTCTTTATCGTCCTGGCGCTAACGCTCAATTTTGGTTTTTTTATCGGCGAATTTGATAATCCCGCGCACCACCACGTCTATGAGCTATTCGCAGCCATTGTGGTCAATCTGGTTGCCACCACCCTCAAGTTTGGTGATCGCACACAGATGGGCGCGATCCTGCTCGCTACCAGCCTGGTGGCCGACCTGCAGTTGATCGTCGCTGCGATCGTTTGGGGTGCTGCACTCCATATCACTGAAGTCGGTATGACCCCGTCGGTGATGGGTAGCATCGTTTCTCTCTCCGGTGGTGCGCTACTGGCGAACATCACTTCGGTGGTACTGCTGGTAATCGAAACCGTGATGCTGCGTCGCTAA
- the fba gene encoding class II fructose-bisphosphate aldolase (catalyzes the reversible aldol condensation of dihydroxyacetonephosphate and glyceraldehyde 3-phosphate in the Calvin cycle, glycolysis, and/or gluconeogenesis) — translation MALVSLRQLLDHAAENGYGLPAFNVNNMEQVHAIMQAASAVDSPVILQGSAGARSYAGEPFLRHLIEAAIESYPNIPVVMHQDHGASPAICARSIQSGFSSVMMDGSLEADGKTPSSFEYNVNVTKDVVDMAHACGVSVEGELGCLGSLETGEMGEEDGHGAEGKLDLDMLLTDPDEAADFVKKTGVDALAIAIGTSHGAYKFTQEPTGKILRIDRVKEIHERIPDVHLVMHGSSSVPQDWLKIINDFGGDMGQTYGVPVDEIVEGIKTGVRKVNIDTDLRMASTGSVRRHLSENPSNFDPRKFLKEATKAMSDICKNRFESFGSAGQAAKIKPISLETMFGKYEAGELEPKVN, via the coding sequence ATGGCTCTCGTATCCTTGCGCCAACTACTGGACCACGCTGCAGAAAATGGCTACGGTCTTCCCGCTTTTAACGTCAACAACATGGAGCAGGTCCACGCTATCATGCAGGCTGCTTCAGCCGTCGACAGCCCAGTTATCCTTCAGGGCTCAGCCGGCGCTCGCTCCTATGCGGGCGAGCCCTTCCTGCGTCACCTGATCGAAGCTGCGATCGAGAGCTATCCCAATATTCCTGTTGTTATGCATCAGGACCACGGTGCTTCTCCTGCGATCTGTGCACGCTCAATCCAGTCTGGCTTCTCTTCGGTCATGATGGACGGCTCTCTTGAGGCTGACGGCAAGACCCCTTCAAGCTTCGAGTACAACGTTAACGTCACCAAGGACGTCGTCGATATGGCTCACGCCTGTGGCGTATCTGTTGAGGGTGAGCTGGGTTGTCTCGGTTCTCTCGAGACCGGTGAGATGGGTGAAGAGGATGGCCACGGTGCCGAGGGCAAGCTCGACCTCGACATGCTGCTGACCGATCCTGATGAAGCCGCTGACTTCGTTAAGAAGACTGGTGTTGATGCCCTGGCAATCGCCATCGGTACCTCACACGGCGCCTACAAGTTCACCCAGGAGCCTACCGGCAAGATCCTCCGTATCGACCGCGTTAAAGAGATCCACGAGCGCATCCCTGATGTACACCTCGTCATGCACGGTTCATCGTCTGTGCCTCAGGATTGGCTCAAGATCATCAACGACTTCGGTGGTGATATGGGTCAGACCTACGGTGTGCCTGTTGATGAGATCGTTGAGGGCATCAAGACGGGTGTTCGTAAGGTCAACATCGATACCGATCTGCGTATGGCCTCTACCGGTTCTGTACGTCGTCATCTCTCTGAGAACCCCAGCAACTTCGATCCTCGCAAGTTCCTTAAAGAGGCGACCAAGGCGATGTCTGATATCTGTAAGAATCGTTTCGAGTCGTTCGGTTCTGCGGGTCAGGCTGCCAAGATCAAACCAATCTCGCTTGAGACCATGTTTGGTAAGTACGAAGCTGGCGAGCTGGAGCCTAAGGTCAACTAA
- the pyk gene encoding pyruvate kinase: protein MRRTKIVATLGPATDDPKVLDDIIAAGVDVVRINFSHGSHEEHTARVETVRNRARAHGRQVGVLADLQGPKIRIDRFLEGKIELIEGELFILDAALDSKSGTSSRVGIAYKDLPNDVKRGDTLLLDDGRIVLWVDQVDGSEVRCKVIVGGELSDKKGINRQGGGLSAPALTEKDREDIKCAAALGADYVAISFPRTAADVEEARELLRAAGGQGSIMAKIERAEALDVLEEIISVSDAIMVARGDLGVEIGDAELPAVQKRIISMARTMDRVVLTATQMMESMINNQIPTRAEVFDVANAVLDGTDAVMLSAETAAGKYPAKVIKAMDRICRSAEKQRLAKVSDHRINTRFRRSDEAIAMASMYTANHLGVKAIAALTESGSTPLWMSRISSGIPIYALTGHVETRRKVTLYRGVYPVSFDSQTTDHAEINKEAIDELVRRGAVRKGDLVIITKGDLLGQHGGTNAMKIAVVGELELDANNGS, encoded by the coding sequence ATGAGACGCACAAAAATAGTTGCAACTCTAGGTCCGGCCACCGACGATCCGAAGGTATTGGACGACATTATTGCCGCGGGTGTCGATGTGGTGCGAATCAACTTTTCGCACGGCAGTCACGAAGAGCACACCGCACGCGTAGAGACGGTCCGTAACCGTGCGCGCGCCCACGGTCGACAGGTCGGTGTTTTAGCTGATCTGCAAGGCCCCAAAATTCGTATCGATCGTTTTCTTGAAGGCAAGATTGAACTGATTGAGGGTGAGCTATTCATTCTCGATGCGGCACTCGATTCTAAGTCTGGAACAAGTTCACGTGTCGGTATCGCTTATAAAGACCTGCCCAATGATGTGAAGCGTGGTGACACGCTGCTGCTCGATGATGGGCGAATTGTGCTGTGGGTCGATCAGGTTGATGGTTCTGAGGTCAGATGCAAGGTGATTGTCGGTGGCGAGCTCTCCGACAAGAAGGGAATTAACCGCCAGGGTGGTGGTCTCTCAGCGCCAGCTTTGACCGAGAAGGATCGCGAGGATATTAAATGCGCAGCGGCACTGGGTGCCGATTATGTCGCAATTTCATTCCCGCGCACTGCAGCAGATGTTGAAGAGGCTCGCGAACTACTGCGTGCTGCCGGTGGCCAGGGCAGTATCATGGCGAAGATTGAGCGTGCCGAGGCGCTGGATGTATTGGAGGAGATTATCTCGGTCTCCGATGCAATCATGGTGGCACGTGGCGATCTCGGTGTAGAGATCGGCGATGCCGAGCTACCCGCAGTGCAGAAACGCATTATCAGCATGGCTCGCACCATGGATCGTGTGGTGCTAACTGCCACGCAGATGATGGAGTCGATGATCAATAATCAGATCCCGACCCGCGCTGAGGTGTTTGACGTGGCCAATGCGGTACTCGACGGTACCGACGCGGTGATGCTTTCAGCCGAGACCGCAGCGGGTAAGTACCCCGCCAAGGTTATCAAGGCGATGGACCGGATCTGCCGTAGCGCTGAGAAACAGCGTCTGGCCAAGGTCTCCGATCACCGTATAAATACCCGCTTCCGCCGTAGCGATGAGGCGATTGCGATGGCCTCGATGTATACCGCCAATCACCTTGGGGTTAAGGCGATTGCCGCGTTGACCGAATCGGGCAGCACACCGCTGTGGATGTCGCGAATCAGCTCCGGCATTCCGATCTATGCTTTGACGGGACATGTCGAGACGCGTAGAAAAGTAACGCTCTACCGCGGTGTTTATCCGGTTAGCTTCGATTCGCAGACCACTGATCACGCCGAGATTAATAAAGAGGCGATCGATGAGCTGGTGCGTCGCGGTGCGGTCCGCAAGGGCGATCTGGTGATCATTACCAAGGGTGACCTGCTCGGTCAGCATGGTGGCACCAACGCAATGAAAATCGCCGTCGTCGGCGAGCTAGAGCTCGATGCCAACAACGGCAGTTAA
- a CDS encoding phosphoglycerate kinase, with protein sequence MSFTKLTDLDLAGKRVLIRADLNVPVKDGKVTSDARISASMPTVEHCVKAGAKVMVMSHRGRPTEGEVDSENSMAPIAADMSSKLGKEVRLIKDYINGGFDVAEGEVVLLENVRFNAGEKKDNEELAKKYAALCDIFVMDAFGTAHRAQASTHGAGKFAPAACAGLLLSNELDSLAKALANPARPMVAIVGGSKVSTKLTVLEALSEKVDQLVVGGGIANTFLKAMGNNVGKSLCEDDLVDTAKALVEKMKARGANIPIATDVVCGKEFSETAEATLKVAGDVEDDDMIFDIGPDSSKELAEIISKAGTIVWNGPVGVFEFDQFGEGTKTVSMAIADADGFSLAGGGDTIAAIQKYDIYDKVTYISTAGGAFLEYLEGKTLPAVAMLEERAKG encoded by the coding sequence ATGTCTTTCACCAAGCTGACCGATCTTGATCTTGCCGGTAAGCGCGTTCTGATTCGTGCTGACCTTAATGTTCCGGTTAAAGATGGCAAGGTAACCTCCGATGCGCGTATTTCCGCTTCTATGCCGACCGTTGAGCACTGCGTAAAAGCGGGTGCCAAGGTCATGGTGATGTCTCACCGTGGTCGTCCTACCGAAGGTGAGGTCGACTCTGAGAACTCAATGGCACCGATCGCTGCTGATATGAGCAGCAAGCTGGGCAAAGAGGTTCGTCTGATCAAGGACTACATCAACGGCGGATTCGATGTTGCTGAGGGTGAGGTGGTTCTGCTGGAGAACGTTCGTTTTAATGCCGGTGAGAAGAAGGACAACGAGGAGCTGGCGAAGAAGTACGCAGCACTCTGCGATATCTTCGTCATGGACGCTTTTGGTACCGCTCACCGCGCCCAGGCCTCTACCCACGGTGCAGGCAAGTTTGCCCCGGCGGCATGTGCAGGTCTGCTGCTCTCAAACGAGCTCGATAGCCTGGCCAAGGCACTGGCCAATCCGGCCCGTCCAATGGTTGCCATTGTTGGTGGCTCCAAGGTCTCTACCAAGCTGACCGTACTCGAGGCACTCTCCGAGAAGGTTGACCAGCTGGTCGTAGGTGGCGGTATAGCCAATACCTTCCTCAAGGCGATGGGCAACAACGTCGGTAAGTCACTCTGCGAGGATGATCTGGTCGACACCGCCAAGGCGCTGGTTGAGAAGATGAAGGCGCGTGGTGCCAATATTCCGATCGCGACCGATGTGGTCTGTGGCAAGGAGTTCTCTGAGACTGCTGAAGCGACCCTTAAGGTCGCTGGTGACGTTGAAGATGACGACATGATTTTCGACATCGGTCCCGACTCATCTAAGGAGCTGGCCGAGATTATCTCCAAGGCGGGCACCATCGTCTGGAACGGCCCAGTTGGCGTATTTGAGTTCGACCAGTTCGGTGAAGGCACCAAGACCGTCTCAATGGCGATCGCCGATGCCGATGGCTTCAGTCTCGCCGGTGGTGGCGATACCATCGCTGCGATCCAGAAGTACGACATCTACGACAAGGTCACTTACATCTCTACCGCCGGTGGTGCCTTCCTCGAGTACCTCGAGGGCAAGACCCTGCCAGCCGTTGCGATGCTTGAAGAGCGCGCAAAGGGTTAA
- the gap gene encoding type I glyceraldehyde-3-phosphate dehydrogenase, with protein sequence MTIKVGINGFGRIGRMVFRAVAQEFDDIEIVGINDLLGADYLAYMLKYDSVHGRFGGDVAVDGNNLVVDGKNIRLTAERDPADLKWDEVGAELVIDCTGFFLTEESCQKHIDAGAKKVVQSAPSKDGTPMFVYGVNHDTYAGQAIVSAASCTTNCLAPMAKVINDKWGIKRGLMTTVHAATATQKTVDGPSMKDWRGGRGILENIIPSSTGAAKAVGVVLPELNGKLTGMAFRVPTSDVSVVDLTVELNSDATYEEICAAMKDASENGDMSKTLGYTDEKVVSTDFRGVGFSSIFDSGAGIALDGSFVKLVSWYDNEYGYTCNMLRLVQHVSA encoded by the coding sequence ATGACTATCAAAGTCGGTATTAATGGTTTCGGTCGTATCGGCCGTATGGTTTTCCGTGCAGTAGCGCAGGAGTTTGACGATATTGAGATCGTCGGTATCAATGACCTGCTGGGCGCTGATTACCTCGCATACATGCTCAAGTACGATTCAGTTCACGGCCGTTTCGGTGGTGATGTTGCTGTTGATGGCAACAACCTGGTTGTAGATGGCAAGAATATCCGCCTGACCGCAGAGCGCGATCCTGCTGATCTGAAGTGGGACGAGGTTGGTGCTGAGCTGGTTATCGATTGCACCGGCTTTTTCCTCACCGAAGAGAGCTGCCAGAAGCACATCGATGCGGGCGCGAAGAAGGTTGTACAGAGTGCTCCTTCTAAGGATGGCACCCCAATGTTCGTATACGGCGTTAACCACGACACCTATGCTGGTCAGGCGATCGTCTCTGCTGCATCTTGCACCACCAACTGTCTTGCCCCGATGGCTAAGGTCATCAACGACAAGTGGGGTATCAAGCGTGGCCTGATGACCACCGTTCATGCTGCAACCGCTACCCAGAAGACTGTTGATGGTCCTTCAATGAAAGATTGGCGCGGTGGCCGCGGTATCCTCGAGAACATCATCCCTTCATCTACCGGTGCTGCTAAGGCCGTTGGTGTTGTACTGCCTGAGCTGAATGGCAAGCTGACCGGTATGGCGTTCCGCGTCCCGACCTCTGACGTATCTGTTGTCGATCTGACCGTTGAGCTCAACAGCGATGCTACCTACGAAGAGATCTGTGCAGCAATGAAGGATGCTTCTGAGAACGGTGACATGAGCAAGACCCTCGGTTACACCGATGAGAAGGTTGTCTCTACCGATTTCCGTGGTGTTGGCTTCTCTTCAATCTTCGATTCAGGCGCGGGTATCGCTCTGGATGGCAGCTTCGTCAAGCTGGTTTCATGGTACGACAACGAGTATGGCTACACCTGTAACATGCTGCGTCTCGTACAGCACGTCTCTGCCTAA
- the tkt gene encoding transketolase, producing MPSRRDLANAVRALSMDAVQKAKSGHPGAPMGMADIAEVLWNGHMKHNPNNPQWADRDRFILSNGHGSMLIYSLLHLTGYDLGVEDLKNFRQLHSRTPGHPEYGYAPGVETTTGPLGQGITNGVGMAIAEKAMAGQFNQKGHDIVDHNTYVFLGDGCMMEGISHEACSLAGTLGLGKLIAFWDDNGISIDGHVDGWFTDDTAKRFEAYGWHVIADVDGHDAEALEKAIEFAKAMTDKPTLICCKTTIGFGSPNKAGSHACHGAPLGDEEINLTKAALGWEHDAFDVPADVYAGWDAKEKGDAAEKAWGEKFEAYRVEYPELAAEFERRSSGELPADWAEKSAAYIASVNADEKSPATRQASLAAIEAYSPMLPELFGGSADLGCSNLTEWSGYKPMDANEEANYIRYGVREFGMSAIMNGIALHGGLVPFGATFLMFMEYARNALRMAALMKQRSIFVYTHDSIGLGEDGPTHQPVEQIATMRLTPNMSVWRPCDAVETAVAWQQAIERNDGPTSLCFSRQGLPHQTRTDAQISDIAKGGYVLKDCDGTPDAIILATGSEVALAMDAAAALNGKNIRVVSMPNVNMFEQQDAAYQGSVLPAGVKTVAVEAGVTAMWYKYADKVVGLDRFGESAPAGELFKEFGFTVENVVSAVEGVL from the coding sequence ATGCCTTCACGCAGAGACCTAGCCAATGCCGTCCGTGCCCTGAGCATGGATGCCGTGCAAAAAGCCAAATCCGGACACCCTGGTGCGCCCATGGGTATGGCCGACATCGCCGAGGTGCTGTGGAACGGCCACATGAAGCACAATCCGAATAACCCCCAGTGGGCTGACCGCGATCGCTTTATCCTCTCTAACGGTCACGGCTCCATGCTGATCTACTCGCTGTTGCACCTGACCGGTTACGATCTGGGTGTCGAGGATCTGAAGAACTTCCGTCAGCTCCACTCACGCACCCCGGGTCACCCTGAGTATGGCTATGCCCCCGGGGTTGAGACCACCACCGGTCCTCTCGGCCAGGGCATTACCAACGGTGTTGGTATGGCGATTGCTGAGAAGGCAATGGCTGGCCAGTTCAACCAGAAGGGTCACGACATCGTTGATCATAATACCTACGTATTCCTGGGTGACGGCTGCATGATGGAGGGTATCTCCCATGAAGCGTGTTCACTGGCTGGTACGCTGGGTCTGGGCAAGCTCATCGCTTTCTGGGATGACAACGGTATCTCTATCGACGGTCACGTTGATGGCTGGTTCACCGATGACACCGCCAAGCGTTTCGAAGCCTACGGCTGGCACGTTATTGCTGATGTGGATGGTCACGATGCTGAGGCGCTTGAGAAGGCGATCGAATTCGCCAAGGCGATGACCGACAAGCCGACCCTGATCTGCTGCAAGACCACCATCGGTTTCGGTTCTCCGAATAAGGCTGGTAGCCACGCCTGTCACGGTGCGCCATTGGGTGATGAAGAGATTAACCTGACCAAGGCTGCGCTGGGCTGGGAGCACGACGCATTTGACGTGCCTGCCGACGTTTACGCTGGCTGGGATGCAAAAGAGAAGGGCGATGCTGCTGAGAAGGCGTGGGGCGAGAAGTTCGAGGCCTACCGTGTAGAGTACCCTGAGCTGGCGGCTGAGTTTGAGCGTCGTTCAAGTGGCGAGCTGCCTGCCGATTGGGCAGAGAAGTCAGCGGCCTACATCGCCTCGGTCAATGCCGATGAAAAGAGCCCGGCGACTCGTCAGGCGTCTCTGGCTGCAATCGAAGCTTACTCTCCAATGCTGCCTGAGCTATTTGGTGGTTCTGCCGACCTCGGTTGCTCCAACCTGACCGAGTGGTCTGGTTACAAGCCAATGGATGCCAACGAGGAAGCTAACTACATTCGCTACGGTGTGCGTGAGTTCGGTATGTCCGCCATCATGAACGGTATCGCCCTGCACGGTGGTCTGGTTCCTTTCGGTGCGACCTTCCTGATGTTCATGGAGTACGCCCGTAACGCCCTGCGTATGGCTGCGCTGATGAAGCAGCGTTCAATCTTCGTCTACACCCACGACTCTATCGGCCTGGGTGAAGATGGCCCGACTCACCAGCCGGTTGAGCAGATTGCTACCATGCGCCTCACTCCTAATATGAGTGTATGGCGCCCCTGTGACGCGGTTGAGACCGCTGTTGCATGGCAGCAGGCGATTGAGCGTAACGACGGTCCTACCAGTCTCTGCTTCTCGCGTCAGGGTCTGCCACACCAGACTCGTACCGATGCGCAGATCAGCGACATCGCCAAGGGTGGTTACGTGCTGAAGGATTGTGACGGCACCCCGGATGCAATCATCCTCGCGACCGGTTCTGAAGTGGCTCTGGCCATGGATGCAGCTGCAGCGCTGAATGGTAAGAATATCCGTGTTGTCTCCATGCCAAACGTCAACATGTTCGAGCAGCAAGATGCCGCTTATCAGGGTTCTGTACTGCCGGCAGGTGTTAAGACCGTAGCAGTCGAGGCTGGTGTTACCGCCATGTGGTACAAGTACGCCGATAAGGTTGTCGGTCTTGATCGCTTCGGTGAGTCTGCGCCTGCAGGCGAGCTGTTCAAGGAGTTTGGCTTCACCGTTGAAAACGTTGTGAGCGCTGTTGAGGGTGTCCTCTAA